A region of the Dermacentor albipictus isolate Rhodes 1998 colony chromosome 4, USDA_Dalb.pri_finalv2, whole genome shotgun sequence genome:
GTGCCTTTATAGTGTATATGCGGGGGCAATTTTTTTAAGAATCCGCACGAAGCAAGCAAATAGATGCAGGCGGTTTGAAACACTTCAAGTAGCGATGAAAATACTTGTAAATACTGGTGAGCTTTTTGGTTATGTGCGTAGTAAAATTTTAACTTCGAAGTATCTTGTTTAGGTTGTAAGAAACCACAAATATGCCTGGGCAGGCGGACGGGTGACGATAAccgattacaacgaaggcgccaaataaaacaacggatgaagaaaggagactcgagacaaccacgtaggttttatttggcgccttcgttgtaatcatgcataaccaactcgcccaccagcacgtgctcagtgacgATAACCGTCGGTGACGTCACTTCATGCGCCAAAGGAGGGTTTTTTCGTAAACTTCCGTAACAACCTGGGGCGCAGAGATATCAAGATAGAATTTTACACATAGCGATTGCACGCAGTCTACATCCTTGCGAGGTCATTAGAGATGATTTGTGATATTTATAATACACGTAACTAGCAAAGCAGCAAGGTACGTCGGTTTTAATCTTCTGGTGGGACTTTTACGGGTGCTGTCGATGTATACTTCCAATTGTTTACATGGGTCATCTTTATTTTTTAAATCATCTTATCAGACGCGCTCACAATCCTGCCTCCAGTACTGCCCAaacaagtaaaagaagaaagtaaGCTATAATATTGGTTTTCATGTTTAGTTATACAATAGAAGGGACGGCAAGCAGCAATCTATCATTTGGAAACTACAACGCTGGGACGACGATAACCAAATAAGATATACGAGCACGTGTATGTGTTTTCTTTGTCTCGCTCCAGCACTCTTGCATCGCAGCCATGATATACCAACTAGCCAAACTATCCATGctacatcaatcaatcaatcaatcaatcaatcaatactcCAAGAATTTGAAACCGATTGAGAAGACTTAATGGACCACCATATAGCGCAGGCGCACAATGCATCTATCTAGAAAAAATGTATTGcgaacaaaaattggaggacgcttaagcttcgccttcaagagtgggacgcgacagcattcccgtcgacccgccaaggggtataagacaatgcgctacggcacagcaatcacttacgatgcgccccgcatcggacttagcgcccacctatcacgcggtgaacgtcgagcaacgcagcgttcggcgcgacaacgaaacgtgcgcctgagcgaacgaaacgaaccaaagaactcggtgtctcggagggaaaacgatctacgccagccaaacgtcgtgatcggcacgggcagagagatagatagtaatctaaaccggaagcacggcgaagcgtcgtcaggggagagggagtcccgcgacgcgcctggcagcggtcccaatgcgcgcgcggcgcgcctcctgtcggggcagcgccgtacattgagaggagggggtcttctgtgtttgccgcaagatggctctgcgtgtgcggaaagcgcaaaagaaatgcagcggaaacgcacttcgcaactcgtgtaattgtgacttctgtacgttacatgttcataattaccggtatacaccgcagtataactttccacggctggtttcgaaggcaacaccgcattcactagaggcgcgtttgcaccgcttggaagcatcgaactcgtggctgagtggtagcgtctctgtctcacactccggagacccgggttcgattcccaccgggccaatcttggaagttgctttttatttatgaagagcctgccgtgatttatcgctcacggtcaacgccgccgacgccgacacccgccgccgacgacaccggcttttctgcgacacgagctccttaacgctatcgcgttaataatagCGCCACAGCAGACAAAGTAACAGTGTAGGATTAACACGCAATACGCGGTAAAGTAAGAGGCGCGTGGTAGTGCTTCACAAAAATTTTGGTGGCTGCGTCCATTCGTTTACGTAACCAACGCACAATTACGTTTACGTAGCGCTGGCACGGTGTATCGTTGTAGCTCCTTTCGATGCTTTGGGTCAAGGAATTCTAGAACACGGTCCGGTGTCGTTCGGCTAGAGGCAGTGGCTTAGCGGGAAGGGGGCGTGTTGGACACACCTGGCATCTGCACCCCCTCCTCCCCTACACACACACTCCCTAAATTTCTGTCTTAGTActcctactccccccccccccccaacgcctCCTCGCTCCCCCGATCCCCGGTCGAGTGCGTGACACCCACACCCCACCACCCCTGAAAAAACAttttggctacgccactggccagtGTCACACATGTCCTGAAAAATCTGCCACTGATCGGCATTTAAGAATACTCCAATACCGGCGAGGAACAACCTTGCGAAACGTAAGGCGTTCTCGAATCTGAAATCTAGAGAAAGTATGGTATGAATATCGGGAGGCGCTTATTTTCGACATTGCTGGTATAGTGTAGTGCTCGCAGAAGCTCAATTTCGGTCTCAGCGAGTGCCGCAATTTGTTTCGAAACGTTGATTGAGAACCTTCCAGCATTTGGGAACCAATGAGTACTTAATTAACGTAATTAGGTTTTTCTAAGGGCAACCAACTAAATTGCCTTTTATATTAATAAGTACATTTTGCCGCAAATAGCTAGTTGGCTGCGTGACACTGAGGACGACACTAAAATAAGAATTTGGTCGCACGTCAAGGCAATTTCACCGCGGCGCACACACGCAAAAGCACATAGATCAAAACATCTTCAGTGGGTCGCAAGGTTTGAAATTAGTCATGGTGGAGTTTACTGACTTGGTCAACTTAATACTATGAGCTTCGGCACACAGTGTTCTAACTAGAAAACCTGTCTATGCTTCAGAATAACTGAAAGGTGGGCAAATTGGTTCAGATTTATGGCTAAATCTGGGGAGCGTGGCGTAATTCTGTCAGTAGACacgaagaaaacagaaaggacatgcgctgtatcCCAACGTTTTTTTATTGAAGGAAAAGGCTGATGTATATATCAAGAGGCAACAATCCTTTTTAAAGAAAATGCAAAGGTAGGTTAACAAGGCTCTGTCATTGTTTTTATCATCACTTGGCCTTGATAATCTACCTTGgcgaatgttttttttctttattatctaCCGCTGCCCCTTTTCATAAAAGTAATCGGTTCCCTTCAACACAAAATATGAGAGGACAGTGCATACACTGTTTGTTTTCTTCGTCTCTGCCCGCCTTGTTACGTAGCGCTGCTCAGGCTTAGTTATAAAGCTGTCTATGCTCGCCATTATTTTAGTGAATGCATTTAATTTATTATCAATCCTCACCAGGTGGAACAACGAACGTAACGTTCAAAAAACATCTCTGTGCAGGCCTTTTCAACAGCGGGCAGGACACCGTCGGGGAGTCAGCGTGGAAGCCCATACTGTGCTTATGCATTGTCATCCTGGTCCTGGCGGCCATTGTTGTCTTCCTGCTGATATCGAGAGAAAGCTCGTCGGAGACACCTCATAGCTGTAAGCGCCTGATGTGCACGGACCCGTACGAAGCACTGGGAAGCCTTCTGAACTACAGCGTAGAACCTTGCGACGACATGTACGCCCACGTGTGCAGCAGGTGGACCAGCAACGCAGAGCATGCGGGGTTCCTCCAGGAGTCGCTCGACTACTACCTGACCAAGATGCACGACGTCTTCGAGACCTCAGATGGCAACGCCGTGGGGGAAGAGCTCAGTGATGGCTTGCGGACCGGCGGCGTCCTCTTCGCGCAGTGCCTGGCTGCCATAAAAGGCAGGGAAATGATCCAGCGGGAGGCCGGGGTTCTTGTGCAGGAGCTTTTCCTGAAAAGAATAATTGACAGCAAGTCGCCGACCGAAGCCGTGAGGGAGGGCACGGAAATCTCGTTCACGTTCAACCTGAACGGTTTATTGACGTTGCGTCCTCAGCGGCTGGACACTGCAGTGGTGATGTACGCATTCAAGGGAAGCGCCGTGACGCCTTCTTTACCAGCCACCGCTGATGTGAAGCAGTGCGTCAGGGACTTCGTTTCGTCCACGGCCATCGTGACAGACGTCCAGGCAGTTGCGACTGCTGTACTGTCGCTGGATCGCATCGTGGCAACATATCATCGTCGTGCAAACTCTATGCACAAGAAGATAGCTGCGAACCTACTTCCAGAAGTGTCTCCCACCCTAAAGGCGCTCGTCGCAAATCCCATGGAAAGCCTGACTAAAATGTCCAGCTTGAGCAAAGGATATCTTCTCGTTCGCGACTACGAAAGCACGCTGGACCTTGTTCACTTTTTCACGAGACCTTCCAGCTCATACATCCAGTGGTATCTCGTGGTGCAAATGCTGGTAGACGTGCTCCTATTCGACTACGTGGCGAGGTATGAGCTGAACGACAAGTGGCAGGCGCTGCGTGCCTGCTCCGTCGTCGTGAACAGGGCCATGTCCCACGTATGGTCTTCCCTGAGCAGGCAAATGATGCTGAACAAGACGAGCCACGACCCCATTACTGAACTGTTCGAGAACGTTAGGATGGAGCTCACCTCCAATAACGGCTACCTGCACAAATTCGTGAGCGATCCCACCTTTTCTCGACTGCGGAATGCCCTCGGGAATATCTCGTTCGTGTCCAATCGTGAGCTCTTGGAGCACCAACGTAAACTCGTTCTCAGGAGTAGTTTGATGGTGCCGTCTAACCAGCACTTCGTGCGCTCCTACGTGGACGTTAGCCAGAAAACACGTTCCGTGTCGCTCACGTGGCCTCCGGACGTTCTCTGTGACATCGCTGCACTTTTGGAGATGGAACTGACCCCATCATATAGGGACGAAACGAATTCGCTGTTCCTCTCCACGGCCCTCGAACTGCCTCACATTTTCTACTCGGACGACACGGCATGCTTGCTCAACTACGGCGTGCTCGGAGCTGCACTGGCGAGAGAGCTGATCCTAGCCGTCGTTCCGGGCGCACAATTGGACAAGCTCAGGGCGGTGTGGACGCCGCCGGCGGCCCGGCGGCTCATGGATCGCATGACTTGCTACGTGGACACCGCCGTAACTCATGACGAGCGTAACGCGACCGACTTCAAGCTGGAGCTCTTCCCGTGGTTGATGAGTGCCAGGGTCGCGTATGACGCACTGAAGAGGCACTTCAGTTTTGCGCAGGTCGACAGCTCGACGTGGAAGACGGTGCAGAAGCAGTTCTTTCTGCGCTTCTGCCTGGCGGCGTGCCATTCGTCTAACGCCGCGGTGGTCAGCCCTCGCGACAAGTGCATCTGGCCGCTCTCTGGGAACCCCGCGTTCGCCGAGGCATTTGACTGCCCCGATACCTCGCGCATGTCGCGTCGGATGTGTCGAACATAGACGCTCGTGTCTGGTAGACGTTGGTTAAtgaacgatttttttttcttttatttacgtGGAGTATGTTGCTTGCGCCTGATTGTGTCATCATAACGCAACGGAGCCAACCATACTTTTATAACTGCGACGAGGACGTTTTTTAATCGCGGGCGTTATTTTTTGCCTAACGGCACTTAAATCGTTGCCTTTTATTCCGATATAAAACTTCCATATGGGTGTGACTGTCCGTAATTATCTATAGAAGATATAGGAACTGGCCAGCTGAGTTGCGGTATGTCTTCATCTCGCACCATAATGGCAAATAGCAGTGAATTATGCTAATTCCTGCAAAACTTTCAAAGCTTAGTTTATCATTGAAGTTAAAGTTGGCTGTGAGTGGCTTCagaaaactttattaatgaagaTGCACTTTTCGTGAGCAAGTATAGCGAGTACCGTAACGTGGTTCTatggaatttttttttgtttctgctcgTCGTTTCGCACTGTAAAGTCTGGAGCCGACAGCTGGAGAAAGGTACAATAGCCGTACCTTTCTCAACTACGGTGGCTACGTAGTTGCCGCCGTAGTTGAGAAACTACGGCGACAACTACGGCGGCTACGGAGGCTACAACTACGGCGGCTACGGAGGATAAGCCTCATTTGCCACAAGTGGCAAATGAGGCTTATCCGCTTATCTACACAGCTTACATGGCATTGACGACCTTAAAGGCAGCGCCGCCTGCCTGCTCGGCGTATTGGCAGAGAATCACATCGAATTCAGAAATATATCGgagaaaacattttatttctGTGTGTATTGTGGGCATGTATCATGCACTTTCTCTTTTATTACTATGCTGGCCCTATGCTTCATCGCCTGTACGTGTAATCAAAGTTGTGCGTTGAGCCTGCGTGTGGCTGTCTGGCCTAATTGTTTTCTCATGAATAAGGGTTATAAAATATATTACCACCAAAACAACCTGGGAGCGCATTTTGAAACAAATTTACATTCTCTCTGTATTTTGTATCGACTTCGCCTCAGCCCCGCCCTTCAAGTAGCCGCTATTACCGGGATTGTCCAAGGGGTGGACGGTTGAAATGAACAGGACAGTACGAAAAGGATACTTGCAAAACGTGTGGTTCTTGTGCGTCTCTTACATGGTTTAGTATCACAGTAGAATACAGGGTGCACCAGCGGGTAAGTAGCGCATGCCAGTGAAGTGCGCCTATGCAAATTAAAAAATATTCTTTTCACCTCCCCCCACCCTTCCTAAAAAAGAAGGTTCGCGAAACCTTACGAAATGCAACACGAATTCACGCATCTGCACCTCATCAGTGCTGGGCCAGACGACAACGCAAACTCCGGAAGCAACATGCATACTTTTAATGCAGCACGCTGGACGGCCTCGAAAGTCTCCTAGAATGACAGGCTTTCAGCTGCAATAGCGACGAACGAACTCAGTGTCAGTGCTACGCAGCACCAGAAGCGCGTTATCACACAACTCTTGATTCACGATTCTCGCAGACGTACGATGACGTCAGACAACTCGGTAACGTCGCCTAGTAACGGGTGCCGACACCCGTTGTGTatcgtgcgcccaatgcacgataagtatttcgcccccgtctaaaTGTGGCTGCCTACTACGggaatcaagagagagagagagtaaacgtttattggaATAGAGACTGTTTGGCTATGGTGAATCAAACCGCATGCCTCGTgctagcagcgcaacgccatatgcACCAAGCCATCACGGCGAGTTTGCTCAACTTCTGTTGCAGCCATGACAGTGGCCGATTTGCATAACGAAAACAGACCGTCAGCCCACTAATCTACAAAAAAAAGCGTCTCTACAGCCATTGCGAAGTAAGCGCATGCAATCCTTTTAAGTGAGTTGTACGATTTCTCACGAAAATTTTTCGAATGCGAGTAAAGAATCGAATGCTCTTGCACATAAGTTCGTTCTTTGGTTATATCTAGCCCGATTTCTTTGTTCACTGGAATCATATTGCATGATAAATGGATTTCAGTTATTGGGGCTTGCCAAAACCGCCTTACTCCAGAGAACTCTTGGGGCAGCTAAACGTTGCATCCGTAGAGTCGTGTCATTTTGCCCGTTTAGCGGAGTGATGTGTCTGCAAACGCGCTCACCCTGTCAGAGAAACCCCTGACGTAATTTCTGTAGCCCCCACTCGTAATTATAAGCCCGCATTCAAGCCACtgagcccctccccccctcctctcgCAGCATGGGAAACTTAAACCAACCACGCGTTAACCATAGGCGTCTTTATTACGACACTTACTGTACAAGCTCGTTGAACTTCACATCTAAGAAAACATAGCGCTCAGGAAAAATTTCCTGGTGCTCCTGACGGCGATCCGCGGTCAGCGCGCCTCGCCCCGAAGGTCCAGGAGCGACCCCTTGACCCCAAGCACGAAAAAGGTCTGGCCGAATGTCACATACGTCGGGGGTGCTGCAAGAAGCGTACATGCATGCAAAAACACGTGATGTCGAAGTGATCCTCTATGACTCGACGAGTTATCTTGTACAGCGCTGTCTATAGACTACATTGCCTGTTTTGTAAACAAAAGGAGTATTGTGAAGGCAAACAATTCCACTCGACTACACGTTGACGCATCGTTTCTTTCTCTGTTCGCCACTTTGAACAAAAATCTTCGCGATGTAACCCCTATAACTTCTCCCCGTCTGTTCATATTGCCTTGCCGCAAAACTTTCGAGAGCACAGtttatcgagaaaaaaaaaacgttatgccCTCATGAAGTGGGACGGCACTGCCACCGAatcttcgtgacgtcacgctctaGAGCTTCTCCATAATCCAGTGTTTTTGAAAAGATACGAGAGAAAAAACAGCTGTAAAGCAAATAAGCACAAGTCGGCAGTGACAGGTATTCTGCACTTTCAGCTAGCTCCCTGTTTAATCGATTGCCTCCGTCATCGTTCGTGCTTGAGGGTTGAGCGCGAATGAACGCTTTGTATTCATTCGTCGCATCTGTGCGCTGAACGTTCACGTGTAAATACAGTATAAATACAGCGTAcgctttttttgggggggggggaaccgtGCGGGAATAAGCGTGGCACTATCAACGAACTCGCCAAGTTTACACCGCTttactatttcttttctttcggcgACACTGACAGTGTTCACGACACGAATAAGTTCAACGAAAAACCTCGTCCGCTTTCTCCGCTAAAGCGATGAACCTCGTCGTCCGCTCAAGTGCGGATAGTATGCAGGCAAGTTGAAGTAACTTGGCTAGCGGGCGGCTAAACACGAAGATTCGCGTTTTAATGTAGGCCGTAAAAACGTTCGTTTCCTTAATGACCAGTTGCATGTCTTAGAACTGCCTCTACATCTGGAAGAAATTCGTTGAACGAGTTTATTAAATTCTTTGTTATTTTAATCACCTCTTCCATATGTCACCTGTATTTTGTCTTTTAATAGGACGACAGTGTGGTGTTAAACAGCAATAACAAAATCGGGTATAGTCACACCACTGCAATGGTAGCGCCGCATGTCACAGCAAATAACCCGTTCTAAAGCGTTTATCGATCTATACCATTCTCGCTCTTTCTTCAGGCCAAACCGGCGCGTAACACACAATCAGCACAAAGTTTCTGATGAGCAGGCTTCACTACGCATCAATACTGGATATCACGAAACGATTTTCGCACATTCTGCAGGTCGTTGCTCGTTAATTTGACTGCGCCTTTTCTGTAGCTCTCCTAAGTGTGCACTAGCACTATTCGTTATAATTTAGCTGCAGTAGTCAGTATTGCCGGCAAATATTGCTGCCTAGCGAGTATGTTTTTGCCCAGCATATAGTTCACTTCCGTCAAAAATTAATCAAAAGAGAAAGGCCTGCCCACCAAAGTCGGCTTGAAAGAAAAGGTCGACATTACATGGTATATGTATTGATATGTACTGAAATTGGGGCATTAAAGAATAAGCAGGGTTCTATAATTGCATAATATTTTGGCAGTATCTGCATTATTTTCTTCGGTCCATTTTCAGACGTTAGATTTCTTTCTGGGTCCTCTTATTTCTTTTACTGATGTCGAAATTTTTCAgtcagtttcttcttttttttttttacgcgcatGCACATCAACGTTGACTTCTTTCGCACCGACTTTGGTcgacacgctttttttttttttaccaagaagCGAGGTGTGCCTATCCGAGCAATATTGCAGTCTATGGAGCAATGCAGGTAATTTTCGACTCTGTTGGCACTCATTGCGCCCACATCGTTAATTTTACCTACCCTGCGACTTATTCTTACTTCTTGCCTCGCTGAGACCTAATTTTGATACCTTTTGCGGCTTGCTACAATGCTTTGGAGGCACGAGAGGACTGCTTTTGACAAAGAGACCAGATGGATACCCAGATCCCACGTATGCCAAATCCGTGTGAACTCGCCGAAGTAGACGTTGTCGTACACAAATCTCAGACTTCTATTGGCCCCGAGCCTAGCTGCTTGTGGAAAGCAGAACGAACGTTACAGCGTGGATTAATCCTACCGTTAAAGCTCCAGCCAGTCGCCGCATGCGTGATTACTGCCCGGAGCACCGTGCATGTGCATACGGCTCTACGCAGGCGCCGCTACGGTAGCGGTGAGAGCACTAACAAGTTCGCGCGATCAGTGCAAGCAAGTCGGCGCAAATGAAAACGCCATACGACAGCCGCGCGAAGTGTGCTTGCAAGGTTTTCCTCTCTTCGCATCACCTGATAAGTTTATGTTGCCAAATGAGTCGATCACCATGTTGTGAACTATAGGCATAAGTGCGTTCCATATAAGGCTTCAACATTCACATATGTTTCGCTGTATGAATTTTGCCGGTGGCTAGTGTATGCATATCGTCTGGCATGGATCCAACCAACTCGATTTGATCGCATAGACGCGACGTTTGTATTTAAGGAGCAATATTTAACAATCTAAAGAAATTCGCCCCCTTAAGAGTGCAAAAATGTTTACCATGTACTATTGAAGCTATAAAAAAATTTGGTGCACTACACGACAGCGAGCTCAAATTACAACTGTAATGGGAAAAGCCGCATTTGAAAACTTGGGACGTATTCACATAGCCCATGCTTAGTAAGTGTCCTTTGCCACTGGCTGACCGGCTTGGCTAACGATATGTCCAGCATTAGGATCAGCTTAAACTATTTCTTACGAACGCTTATATCGTAATAGATCTTTCTACATATGGGCCCTGTTTATTCATTCTGACCGCCTGCGCCGATATTCACAAATCGTTTCACTAGTAAGTGCTCCTTGCCATTTGCCCTTTGCACCTTTCCACCTTTGCCAAAgagtcgccttcgctaataatatgtccgacGTCAGGATTGGCTCAAGGTCTCTCTGACGAATAATTTTAGAGTACGAGCATTTTGCGAACACGATTCCTGGGACCGAATTCACTAAGTTGTATGATCGTACGTGCTTTCTGTCGCTTGccgatcgccttcgctaataatacgtcCAGAGTCAGTACTGGTTGACGTTTATTTTTAAGAACAACAGCTTTTTGTGGATACGGGCCCTGGCGGCGCACCAAATGTCTGACACAAGATTCTGATAGCTACAATTATTAACGTTTGCTTCACGCAGTTCTCACGTCGTCTGTCGCACCTGTCACATTGTTTACGTGCCCACCAAACGTCGCCAAAAAGGGAAACTTCATTCGGCCCCATCAAGCCATTCTATCTTACCAGTTTTTGAACGTGAGGACGCTAGTCATGGGACAGACCAAGCACCCCTTATGAACCCATAAGGGCGTTAAAATATTTAGTGCGTATAAAGCAGCGGTATTGTGATTGTGTGATGCCAACAGTAATGCCGGCTTACGTGTGTTTTCCAACGGTAGCGTAGTTTGTTCTTGAAGTCGCGGTGCGGCCTGAGTGGGTGGCTGCTGGGCGTATGCGCGGAGAAGCAGTGGAAGAACAGCGCCATCAGGGCCACGACGAGGAGCACGTAGAGGGCCGACATGTACGGGTGCAACTGAAAGCCAATGCGAAACCAGAGGGCCTCGTTTCATACAACCCGGTGCTCGCGATGCGTTTGGTCTCTAATGAGTTGAAAGCGTAAAGGTTAACCTCGTTAGCGTGGCGTGTTTTGCATTGAACAGCGCAAGTTAGggatatgctcaagtaaaactcttgcttgggctagttggttcatgcttgaagtagtaaaggcaaggcgcagaagaccaggactcaagaagaagaacacaaacgacaggaccggcgccactgcaagctgagacggcgatcaggttgacgcacgaAATGGCAGGATCGgcagcatatttcttctacattgggccatttctttcagcaaagctttcgcaccaatcctgccattttgtgcgtcaacctgatcggcGTCTCAGCTTACCAGtggcaccggtcctgtcgtttgtgttcttcttgagtcctggtcttctgcgccttgcctttactacttcaagcaagTTAGGAAGCCAGAGCTGTAATATACCTTCTCTGCTACAGCAAAAGGCGCAGAACGCCGGAACAAGGTCGACGTTAGGTACTTGTGCAGCGGATGTTTGTGCGTCTCGTATCCGTCTTTGTATCTGCACTGTAAAATATTTCATACCCTTACTCTCTTCTAAGAGTGCcaattattttacagtgctaTAGTTGCGCTGTTGCGATGTTCAATGCTAGTACGCCTCTCCGATGAGTGGCCGAAGCCCGAAAACAAACCGCGGGCGGCCGGCACAACACAGGCTCCCGCAGCTGACGTGGAGCcagcctttatatatatatatatatatatatatatatatatatatatatacatatatatgtagttTGCCAGGAGTACCATTTTGGGCATCTCTTTATTTACGCGCACGTAAATTTactaattttctctctctctctctctctatatatatatatatatatatatatatatatatatatatatatatatatatatatatatatatatatatatatatatatatatatatatatatatatatatatatatatatatatatatatatatatatatatatatatatatatatatatatatatatatagagagagagagagagagagagagtgaaaattAGTAAATTTACGTGAGCGTAAATAAAGACATGCCCAAAATGGGACTCCAGGCAAACTGAAATCGATATCTTGAAATGTGCTCTTAAAACATACTAGTGACATACTGGCTGTAAAAATACCATTTTAttataaaaaaattataaattatttACTGCTAATGATTGATTATAGATATCACAAAACAAccggaaagctttttttttctttttttgggagTGCTGACAACGTTGGCACTATTAGATAGAAggcatgcctttctttttttaacacttgCTCTGTGTTATTtcggacaccctgcatatatgtTCAGCTTGTATGTATACAGACAATattgttttctttcgttttctctgTGTTTGTTCAGTACCTCCTTCAGCCCGTGCGACGGTGCAGTTCTGACATGTAAACCTGTAGATCGCTTGGGTGTTCTGAGTGTGCATTTCGTGACTGATGAGACGATGGGCGCAAGCGACGTCGGGTGACGATAAAAGCACCATGAGGAGCAGAAGTTTGCACGCATGTTTCGACTCTGCTCGCTCGCTTTTCGGTTAGGCAGCTATGGATTGAGACTTTGGTGGCTTTGCCAGCGCCTGCGTGACAGCAATGCTGTGTTGCAGCATGCCACCGACCTCATTGCAAGACAAATGTTATCAATTGCTGTCAACTCCCATGCCAAGTGTATTGAGTCGAGAGGACGGCTGTTAAAAACGTACGCCGCACCGGAGACAGTCGAAGAGATAATTATATATGTTCGGAAGGTTTAGATTGCTGCGAACCCTCATTTCGAAGCTACAGTCCACAAGTTCCGATCATTGGTGAAGCATAACGACATTGTGCACCGCTAGTAGTCCCAATTGAACGGCCTAGCAGAGAAGCCCTTATAAGAACACTGAATCAACGACTCCCCAGGAATGTGTGTAAATTTTGTGGAC
Encoded here:
- the LOC135913333 gene encoding uncharacterized protein, coding for MNAGLASATGGRGCGRGFQRGISFSGLFNSGQDTVGESAWKPILCLCIVILVLAAIVVFLLISRESSSETPHSCKRLMCTDPYEALGSLLNYSVEPCDDMYAHVCSRWTSNAEHAGFLQESLDYYLTKMHDVFETSDGNAVGEELSDGLRTGGVLFAQCLAAIKGREMIQREAGVLVQELFLKRIIDSKSPTEAVREGTEISFTFNLNGLLTLRPQRLDTAVVMYAFKGSAVTPSLPATADVKQCVRDFVSSTAIVTDVQAVATAVLSLDRIVATYHRRANSMHKKIAANLLPEVSPTLKALVANPMESLTKMSSLSKGYLLVRDYESTLDLVHFFTRPSSSYIQWYLVVQMLVDVLLFDYVARYELNDKWQALRACSVVVNRAMSHVWSSLSRQMMLNKTSHDPITELFENVRMELTSNNGYLHKFVSDPTFSRLRNALGNISFVSNRELLEHQRKLVLRSSLMVPSNQHFVRSYVDVSQKTRSVSLTWPPDVLCDIAALLEMELTPSYRDETNSLFLSTALELPHIFYSDDTACLLNYGVLGAALARELILAVVPGAQLDKLRAVWTPPAARRLMDRMTCYVDTAVTHDERNATDFKLELFPWLMSARVAYDALKRHFSFAQVDSSTWKTVQKQFFLRFCLAACHSSNAAVVSPRDKCIWPLSGNPAFAEAFDCPDTSRMSRRMCRT